CACGGCCGACACGTGTTCGCCGAGGAACAGCGCGCCCCACAGCAGCCCGAACACCGGGATCACGAACGTCACGGTAATCGCACGGGCCGGCCCGACATGCGCGATCAGGTAGAAGAAGATGAAATACGCGATGCCCGTGCATGCGACGCCGAGGGCGAGCACCGCGCTCCAGGCGTGCACGCCGACCGGCGCGGCCGGCCAGGTCGCGATCGCGAACGGCAGCAGCAGGATGGTCGAGCCGATCATGCTGCCGGCTGCGTTGACGAGCGGATCGACGCCGCCGAGCTTGCGTTTCGTATAGTTGGCCGCGATGCCGTACAGCAGCGTCGCGCCGAGCGCGGCCGCCGCGGCGAGCGCGGTCGCGCTGGCGCCCGTGTCGCCGTGCGCGTTCGCGACCTGGTTCCACACGAGCGTGAGCACGCCGGAAAATCCGATGACGAGCCCGAGCGCGCGCGGCAGCGACAGCTTGTCCTTCAGCCACAGGTAAGCGACCAGCGCGCCCCACAGCGGCGTGGTCGCATTGATCACCGACGTCACGCCGGCCGACAGCGTCAGCTCGGCGAACGCGAACAGGCAGAACGGGATGCCGGAATTCAGCGCGCCGACGACGAATAGCGGCCACGCATGACGGCGCAACCGGGCGCCCAGATCGGCGGGTTTGAAGCGCGTCAGCGCGAAGCCCGCGAGAAACAGCGCGCCGATGCCCACGCGCAGCGCCATCAGTGGCGCGACGCCGAAATCGACCACGCCGACTCGGATGAACAGGAAGGATGCGCCCCACAGGGCGGCGAGCACGGTCAGCAGGAAAGCGTTCTTGGGTGACATCGATCGGGCCGGGGCGGGACGGGATGCGAAGAATCTTACACCGCGTTACCGCACCGTCGTTTCAGGATCGGATGAAACGACAAGAAACGGGAGTTCCGCCGCTTGCCGGGGGCGGATAGCCGACCACGCGCGGCACGGCCGCTCAGATCAGTGATGACGCCAGCCGCCGCGTCCGCCGAAACCGAAATTGAGCGACAACGCCGGGCCCCAGTAGCCGCCCCA
This DNA window, taken from Burkholderia cenocepacia, encodes the following:
- a CDS encoding DMT family transporter, with translation MSPKNAFLLTVLAALWGASFLFIRVGVVDFGVAPLMALRVGIGALFLAGFALTRFKPADLGARLRRHAWPLFVVGALNSGIPFCLFAFAELTLSAGVTSVINATTPLWGALVAYLWLKDKLSLPRALGLVIGFSGVLTLVWNQVANAHGDTGASATALAAAAALGATLLYGIAANYTKRKLGGVDPLVNAAGSMIGSTILLLPFAIATWPAAPVGVHAWSAVLALGVACTGIAYFIFFYLIAHVGPARAITVTFVIPVFGLLWGALFLGEHVSAVMIEGCAIVLVGTALATGVIKRIPGVRPRGGEAA